Proteins encoded by one window of Phenylobacterium soli:
- a CDS encoding response regulator: MRRPPRPLSERRPRRDTISAEQLASLSHEFRTPLNGVIGMARLLEGTRLTAEQRAYAAALRESGEHLLTLVNDVLDFAKLGAGRVELHTESTDVETLLRGVAELLSPRAREKGLEVAWTAPAALTEIWADEARLRQILLNFAGNAIKFTPAGGVLIAADFAAPGRVRFTVEDTGPGVTAAERERIFEAFAQADVGRADPGGAGLGLAIARRLAQAMDGEVGVEDRRGGGASFWFEASLRAQPEANLARTLAGRRVAVASPNPILREAARRQVTGCHGKALVTADLDDLMDRARAGDVLLIDHALEPLKRRLRPGADRPAIVLLAPEERDRMSAYRRAGFAGYLIKPLRRASLVERVRIAAGEGHETTAGPEDDRIAAAAAPGARVLLVEDNPINALLAKALLAREGCSVDHAASGEDAVAAAKVGAYDLILMDMRMPGMSGEEAARALRAMSVTAPIVALTANAFEDDRRRCLAAGMNDFLVKPLSPDALRAMLTRWVGRGWTQPAAHAKLA; encoded by the coding sequence ATGCGCAGACCTCCCCGACCCCTGAGCGAGCGACGCCCCCGTCGCGACACCATCAGCGCCGAGCAGCTGGCCTCGCTGAGCCACGAGTTCCGCACGCCGCTCAACGGCGTCATCGGCATGGCGCGCCTGCTCGAGGGCACGCGCCTCACCGCCGAGCAGCGCGCCTATGCCGCCGCCTTGCGCGAGTCCGGCGAGCACCTGCTCACCCTGGTCAACGACGTGCTGGACTTCGCCAAGCTGGGCGCCGGCCGCGTCGAGCTGCACACCGAGTCCACCGACGTCGAGACCCTGCTGCGGGGCGTCGCCGAGCTGCTCTCGCCGCGGGCCCGGGAGAAGGGCCTGGAAGTCGCCTGGACCGCCCCGGCCGCCCTGACGGAGATCTGGGCCGACGAGGCGCGCCTGCGCCAGATCCTGCTGAACTTCGCCGGCAACGCAATCAAGTTCACCCCGGCCGGCGGCGTGCTGATCGCCGCCGACTTCGCCGCGCCCGGACGGGTGCGCTTCACCGTCGAGGACACCGGGCCGGGGGTCACCGCCGCAGAGCGCGAGCGGATCTTCGAGGCCTTCGCCCAGGCCGACGTCGGCCGCGCCGATCCCGGCGGCGCAGGCCTCGGCCTCGCCATCGCGCGGCGCCTGGCCCAGGCCATGGACGGCGAGGTCGGCGTCGAGGACCGCCGGGGCGGCGGCGCCTCTTTCTGGTTCGAGGCCAGCCTGCGCGCCCAGCCTGAAGCGAACCTCGCCCGCACCCTGGCCGGCCGCCGCGTGGCCGTCGCCTCGCCGAACCCGATCCTGCGCGAGGCCGCCCGCCGCCAGGTGACCGGCTGCCACGGCAAAGCGCTCGTCACCGCCGACCTCGACGACCTGATGGACCGCGCCCGGGCGGGCGACGTGCTGCTGATCGACCATGCTCTCGAGCCGCTGAAGCGCCGTCTGCGGCCTGGGGCCGATCGGCCGGCCATCGTCCTCCTGGCGCCGGAGGAACGCGACCGGATGAGCGCCTACCGCCGGGCGGGATTCGCCGGCTACCTGATCAAGCCGCTGCGCCGCGCCTCGCTGGTGGAGCGGGTGCGCATCGCCGCCGGCGAAGGCCACGAGACCACCGCCGGCCCGGAGGACGACCGCATCGCCGCGGCCGCGGCGCCCGGCGCGCGGGTGTTGCTGGTCGAGGACAATCCGATCAACGCCCTCCTGGCCAAGGCCCTGCTGGCCCGCGAGGGCTGCTCGGTGGATCACGCGGCGAGCGGCGAGGACGCCGTCGCCGCGGCCAAGGTCGGCGCCTACGACCTGATCCTCATGGACATGCGCATGCCCGGCATGTCCGGCGAGGAAGCCGCGCGCGCCCTCCGCGCCATGAGCGTCACGGCCCCGATCGTGGCCCTGACCGCCAACGCCTTCGAGGACGACCGGCGTCGATGCCTGGCCGCCGGGATGAACGACTTCCTGGTCAAGCCGCTCTCGCCGGACGCCCTGCGCGCCATGCTGACCCGCTGGGTCGGGCGCGGCTGGACGCAGCCGGCGGCGCACGCCAAGCTCGCCTGA
- a CDS encoding AmpG family muropeptide MFS transporter — translation MTTSAAPRRKRTVMEVLASLRQPKVTVMLALGFASGLPFLLTANTFGYWLRDEGTSLKAIGFISWVGLAYTFKYLWAPVVDRVDVPLLGRLGRRRGWMLFTQILVIAGLIGMAGVGTGAGLTAIGAFALLVAFASSTQDINIDAWRIEAAADSDEQGLLTSGYQLGYRVALLVTDALVIAAAARVGWPMSYVAMAALMTIGVVATFFAMEPARAEAALQDKAPLWTPRGFFDAVIGPFAEFFGKHRWLGLVMLLAVALYRLPDFVMGPMYNPYYHDLGLTKDTVALVRGSVGLFATFAGIALGGIASIRLGVFRALMIGVVLEGFGTAAFALLAYHVDGATFAAVMGLDSFAQAFAGVALVAYMSSLTSLGYTATQYALLSSTYALLGKFLKGFSGAAVEALTPTHGLLGAYATAFVGTGLMAVPPALLFLLLGWLHDRREKAAAAKG, via the coding sequence ATGACCACGAGCGCAGCGCCGCGCCGCAAGCGGACCGTGATGGAGGTGCTCGCCTCCCTGCGCCAGCCCAAGGTCACGGTCATGCTGGCGCTCGGCTTCGCCTCGGGCCTGCCGTTCCTGCTGACCGCAAACACCTTCGGCTACTGGCTGCGCGACGAAGGCACGAGCCTGAAGGCGATCGGCTTCATCTCCTGGGTCGGCCTCGCCTACACCTTCAAGTACCTGTGGGCGCCGGTCGTCGACCGGGTCGACGTGCCGCTGCTCGGGCGGCTGGGACGCCGCCGCGGCTGGATGCTGTTCACCCAGATCCTGGTGATCGCCGGCCTGATCGGCATGGCCGGCGTCGGGACCGGCGCGGGCCTGACCGCCATCGGCGCCTTCGCCCTCCTGGTGGCCTTCGCCTCCTCCACGCAGGACATCAACATCGACGCCTGGCGGATCGAGGCGGCGGCCGACAGCGACGAGCAGGGCCTGCTGACCTCCGGCTACCAGCTCGGCTACCGCGTCGCGCTGCTGGTCACCGACGCCCTGGTGATCGCGGCCGCCGCCCGCGTCGGCTGGCCGATGAGCTACGTCGCCATGGCCGCGCTCATGACCATCGGGGTCGTCGCCACCTTCTTCGCCATGGAGCCGGCCCGCGCCGAGGCCGCGCTGCAGGACAAGGCGCCCCTGTGGACGCCGCGCGGCTTCTTCGACGCGGTGATCGGTCCGTTCGCCGAATTCTTCGGCAAGCACCGCTGGCTGGGCCTGGTCATGCTGCTGGCCGTGGCGCTCTACCGCCTGCCCGACTTCGTCATGGGGCCGATGTACAACCCCTACTACCACGACCTCGGGCTGACGAAGGACACGGTGGCCCTGGTGCGCGGCTCGGTGGGGCTGTTCGCCACCTTCGCGGGCATCGCCCTGGGCGGCATCGCCTCGATCCGCCTGGGGGTCTTCCGGGCGCTGATGATCGGCGTGGTGCTGGAAGGCTTCGGAACCGCCGCCTTCGCGCTTCTGGCCTACCATGTGGACGGGGCGACCTTCGCCGCCGTGATGGGGCTCGACAGCTTCGCCCAGGCCTTCGCCGGCGTCGCCCTGGTCGCCTACATGTCGAGCCTGACCAGCCTCGGTTACACGGCCACCCAGTACGCCCTGCTGTCCTCGACCTACGCCCTGCTCGGCAAGTTCCTGAAGGGCTTCTCCGGGGCGGCGGTGGAGGCCCTGACGCCGACGCACGGCCTGCTCGGCGCCTACGCCACGGCTTTCGTGGGCACGGGGCTGATGGCGGTTCCGCCGGCCCTGCTCTTCCTGCTGCTCGGCTGGCTGCACGACCGTCGCGAGAAGGCGGCAGCCGCCAAGGGCTAG
- a CDS encoding S1 family peptidase yields MHFPRLPDWLIYAVVVAALLFLAVGRRERADAPPAPPPPTEAEGGMLAPASPFDPSVVVEVAQKAEPAAGTAFSVADSGVWVTARHVVDGCTQTAVVVGPGRGVEAQVKIDPRGEAAVLTTNGGAPALPLNLGGDLRRGERAFHPGYPQGEPGEATSRLLGRENLVVRGRGARTEPVLVWAEAGRTDGLHGTLGGLSGAPALDDRGRVIGVTIAEAPRRGRIYTTSPDTVARALGVVREPIVNNGASEAITPDNYGRVADDLRRSLRIAQVICLKT; encoded by the coding sequence ATGCATTTTCCCAGGCTTCCCGATTGGTTGATCTACGCGGTGGTGGTGGCGGCGCTGCTGTTCCTCGCCGTGGGCCGCCGCGAGCGCGCCGACGCGCCGCCCGCCCCGCCGCCGCCGACGGAGGCCGAGGGCGGCATGCTGGCGCCCGCCTCGCCGTTCGATCCCTCGGTGGTGGTGGAGGTCGCCCAGAAAGCCGAGCCCGCCGCCGGCACCGCCTTCTCGGTGGCCGACAGCGGCGTCTGGGTCACCGCCCGGCACGTGGTCGATGGGTGCACCCAGACGGCGGTGGTGGTCGGTCCGGGCCGCGGCGTCGAGGCCCAGGTGAAGATCGATCCGCGCGGCGAGGCGGCCGTGCTGACCACCAACGGCGGGGCGCCGGCCCTGCCGCTCAACCTCGGCGGCGACCTGCGGCGCGGCGAGCGGGCCTTCCACCCCGGCTATCCGCAGGGCGAGCCGGGGGAAGCGACTTCGCGCCTGCTCGGCCGCGAGAACCTGGTGGTGCGCGGCCGCGGCGCGCGCACCGAGCCGGTGCTGGTCTGGGCCGAGGCGGGACGCACCGACGGCCTGCACGGCACGCTCGGCGGACTGTCGGGCGCGCCGGCCCTGGACGATCGGGGGCGGGTGATCGGAGTGACCATCGCCGAGGCGCCGCGCCGGGGGCGGATCTACACCACCTCGCCCGACACCGTGGCCCGCGCCCTGGGCGTGGTGCGCGAGCCGATCGTCAACAACGGAGCGAGCGAGGCGATCACGCCGGACAACTACGGCCGCGTCGCAGACGACCTGCGCCGCAGCCTGCGCATCGCCCAGGTCATCTGCCTGAAGACCTAG
- a CDS encoding DUF350 domain-containing protein: MFPSPEVQAFATGFPVTLLHVTVTLALLFAGSGVYIMLTPHKEVSLVREGNLAAAVSLAGILLGLAIPLAASMKASTSLIDLTLWGVATLVVQLLISRLTDLVLHGLPRRIQDGEVAAATLLAAVKVATGLVLGAAVAG; the protein is encoded by the coding sequence ATGTTCCCATCGCCTGAGGTCCAGGCCTTCGCCACCGGCTTCCCGGTGACCCTTCTCCACGTCACGGTGACGCTCGCCCTGCTGTTCGCCGGCTCGGGCGTCTACATCATGCTGACGCCGCACAAGGAGGTGTCGCTGGTCCGCGAGGGCAACCTCGCCGCGGCGGTGTCGCTGGCCGGCATCCTGCTGGGCCTGGCGATCCCGCTCGCCGCCTCGATGAAGGCCTCGACGAGCCTGATCGACCTGACCCTCTGGGGCGTCGCCACCCTCGTGGTGCAGCTGCTGATCTCGCGCCTCACCGACCTCGTGCTGCACGGCCTGCCGCGACGCATCCAGGACGGGGAGGTGGCGGCGGCCACCCTGCTGGCGGCGGTGAAGGTCGCCACCGGCCTCGTGCTCGGGGCCGCCGTCGCCGGCTGA
- the rlmN gene encoding 23S rRNA (adenine(2503)-C(2))-methyltransferase RlmN: MGVTLDLTRAPAAPALTSVAAAKPNITGMTRAELREAIVAAGVAPPEKAKMRASQVWRWMHHYGVTDFAAMTDVAKETRAAMADAFTLARPEVVERQISKDGTRKWLIRMAPGIEVETVYIPDVGRAGALCVSSQVGCTLNCTFCHTGTQALVRNLTAAEIVAQVQVARDDLGEWPSPKEDRRLSNIVFMGMGEPLYNLDNVAAAIDIIADNEGIAISRRRITVSTSGVVPELGNLGTRTQAMLAISLHATNDALREKLVPLNKKYPIAELMAAIRAYPQLSNAKRVTFEYVMLKGVNDSPADAKALVQLLKGVPAKINLIPFNPWPGSSYQCSDWSTIEAFAAILNRAGYASPIRTPRGRDILAACGQLKSESEKLRASARRAAEREGASGAASE; this comes from the coding sequence TTGGGCGTGACCCTCGACCTTACGCGCGCGCCGGCGGCCCCAGCGCTGACCTCTGTGGCCGCCGCCAAGCCGAACATCACCGGCATGACCCGTGCGGAGCTGCGCGAGGCCATCGTCGCGGCCGGCGTCGCCCCGCCGGAGAAGGCCAAGATGCGCGCCAGCCAGGTCTGGCGCTGGATGCACCACTACGGCGTCACCGACTTCGCGGCCATGACCGACGTGGCCAAGGAGACCCGCGCGGCGATGGCCGACGCCTTCACCCTGGCCAGGCCGGAAGTGGTCGAGCGGCAGATCTCGAAGGACGGCACCCGCAAGTGGCTGATCCGCATGGCGCCGGGGATCGAGGTGGAGACCGTCTACATCCCCGACGTCGGCCGGGCCGGCGCGCTCTGCGTCTCCTCGCAGGTCGGCTGCACGCTTAACTGCACCTTCTGCCACACCGGCACCCAGGCGCTGGTGCGCAACCTCACCGCGGCCGAGATCGTGGCCCAGGTCCAGGTGGCCCGCGACGACCTCGGCGAATGGCCCTCGCCCAAGGAGGACCGCCGGCTCTCGAACATCGTGTTCATGGGCATGGGCGAGCCGCTCTACAATCTGGACAACGTCGCCGCCGCCATCGACATCATCGCCGACAACGAGGGCATCGCCATCTCGCGCCGGCGGATCACCGTCTCGACCTCGGGCGTGGTCCCCGAACTGGGCAATCTCGGCACGCGCACCCAGGCCATGCTGGCCATCTCGCTGCACGCCACCAACGACGCGCTGCGCGAGAAGCTCGTGCCGCTGAACAAGAAGTACCCGATCGCCGAGCTGATGGCGGCGATCCGCGCCTATCCCCAGCTCTCCAACGCCAAGCGCGTGACCTTCGAGTACGTCATGCTGAAGGGCGTCAACGACAGCCCGGCCGACGCCAAGGCGCTGGTCCAGCTGCTCAAGGGCGTGCCGGCCAAGATCAACCTGATCCCCTTCAATCCGTGGCCGGGCAGCAGCTACCAGTGCTCCGACTGGTCGACCATCGAGGCCTTCGCCGCGATCCTCAACCGCGCCGGCTACGCCTCGCCGATCCGCACGCCGCGCGGCCGCGACATCCTCGCCGCCTGCGGCCAGCTGAAGAGCGAGAGCGAGAAGCTGCGGGCCAGCGCCCGGCGCGCGGCGGAGCGCGAAGGCGCCTCCGGGGCCGCGTCGGAATAG
- a CDS encoding NADPH:quinone oxidoreductase family protein — MKALLSKQVGGPETLVLEDVPSPQAKPGFAVVEVKAVGVNFPDVLIIEDKYQFKPARPFAPGGEVAGVVKSVGEGVTHVKPGDRVLGNTGWGGMAEELALEAARLVKIPDSMPFDEAAAFIMTYGTSWHALKDRAQLKAGQSLLVLGAAGGVGLAAVELGKAMGATVIAAASSQEKVDLCKKHGADKGVVYGRGPFDRDGQKELANLFKDASAPNGADVIYDAIGGDYAEPALRSIAWEGKYLVVGFAAGDIPKIPLNLALLKGCEIVGVFWGAWVGKNPKRHQESVAELLKMYEDGKIKPYVSERFPLSKAADAIAHLASRKAMGKVVVTID; from the coding sequence ATGAAGGCGCTGCTGAGCAAGCAAGTGGGCGGGCCCGAGACCCTGGTCCTTGAGGATGTGCCGAGCCCGCAGGCCAAGCCCGGCTTCGCCGTGGTCGAGGTGAAGGCGGTCGGCGTCAACTTCCCCGACGTGCTGATCATCGAGGACAAGTACCAGTTCAAGCCGGCCCGCCCGTTCGCGCCGGGCGGCGAGGTGGCCGGCGTGGTGAAGTCGGTGGGCGAGGGCGTCACCCATGTGAAGCCGGGCGACCGCGTGCTCGGCAACACCGGCTGGGGCGGCATGGCCGAGGAGCTGGCCCTCGAGGCCGCGCGGCTGGTGAAGATCCCGGACTCCATGCCCTTCGACGAGGCCGCGGCCTTCATCATGACCTACGGCACGAGCTGGCATGCGCTGAAGGACCGCGCCCAGCTCAAGGCCGGCCAGTCGCTGCTGGTGCTGGGCGCCGCTGGCGGCGTCGGCCTCGCGGCCGTCGAGCTCGGCAAGGCGATGGGCGCGACGGTGATCGCCGCCGCTTCCAGCCAGGAAAAGGTCGACCTCTGCAAGAAGCACGGCGCCGACAAAGGCGTGGTCTACGGCCGCGGCCCCTTCGACCGCGATGGCCAGAAGGAGCTCGCCAACCTGTTCAAGGACGCCAGCGCGCCGAACGGCGCGGACGTGATCTATGACGCCATCGGCGGCGACTACGCCGAGCCCGCGCTGCGCTCCATCGCCTGGGAGGGCAAGTACCTGGTGGTCGGCTTCGCCGCCGGCGACATCCCGAAGATCCCGTTGAACCTCGCGCTGCTGAAGGGCTGCGAGATCGTCGGCGTGTTCTGGGGCGCGTGGGTCGGCAAGAACCCGAAGCGGCACCAGGAGAGCGTGGCCGAGCTCCTCAAGATGTACGAGGACGGCAAGATCAAGCCGTACGTCTCCGAGCGCTTCCCGCTCTCCAAGGCGGCCGACGCCATCGCCCACCTCGCCAGCCGCAAGGCGATGGGAAAGGTCGTCGTCACTATCGACTGA
- a CDS encoding SDR family NAD(P)-dependent oxidoreductase: MAGRLDGKVAVITGAASGIGLGTVELFAAEGARVVACDIQDEKGRMLEQRFKGQVRYAHCDVTQEADIAAALGLAKSEFGGLDVLFNNAGISDRMTSIAEVTTEGWDWIFSILVRAVALGMKHAAPLMIERGGGSIINTASIAGLQAGYGPIAYSTAKAGVIHMSRVAAAQLSPQKIRVNAICPGLIATSIFGASFGLPREVADQMAAMVAANGAKAQPIPKAGVPDDIAKAALYLASDDSLFVSGTHLVVDGGITVGGRHSWDTAMESPFATILGDLVPPPAGQAG; encoded by the coding sequence ATGGCGGGACGTCTGGACGGCAAGGTGGCGGTGATCACGGGCGCGGCCTCGGGCATTGGCCTGGGGACCGTGGAGCTGTTCGCCGCGGAGGGCGCCCGCGTCGTCGCCTGCGACATCCAGGACGAGAAGGGCCGCATGCTCGAGCAGCGGTTCAAGGGCCAGGTGCGCTACGCCCACTGCGACGTCACCCAGGAGGCGGACATCGCCGCGGCCCTTGGCCTCGCCAAGTCCGAGTTCGGCGGCCTCGACGTGCTGTTCAACAACGCCGGCATCTCGGACCGGATGACCTCCATCGCCGAGGTCACCACCGAAGGCTGGGACTGGATCTTCTCGATCCTGGTGCGCGCGGTGGCGCTCGGCATGAAGCACGCCGCCCCGCTGATGATCGAACGCGGCGGCGGCTCGATCATCAACACCGCCTCCATCGCCGGGCTGCAGGCCGGCTACGGCCCGATCGCCTATTCCACGGCCAAGGCCGGGGTGATCCACATGAGCCGCGTCGCCGCCGCCCAGCTCTCGCCGCAGAAGATCCGCGTCAACGCCATCTGCCCCGGCCTGATCGCCACCTCCATCTTCGGCGCCTCCTTCGGCCTGCCGCGCGAGGTCGCCGACCAGATGGCGGCCATGGTCGCGGCCAACGGCGCCAAGGCCCAGCCGATCCCCAAGGCCGGGGTGCCCGACGACATCGCCAAGGCCGCGCTCTACCTGGCGTCCGACGACTCGCTGTTCGTCTCCGGCACGCACCTGGTGGTCGACGGCGGCATCACCGTCGGCGGCCGGCACTCGTGGGACACGGCCATGGAGAGCCCCTTCGCCACCATCCTCGGCGACCTCGTCCCGCCCCCCGCCGGCCAGGCGGGCTGA
- a CDS encoding DMT family transporter — MLASAVTFTAMTTLIKYLGAGYSAALQTFYRQLAGFLILLPVIFKHRGAAFATTRPGILIFRSAAGTVAMILQFYAYQKMPLADANALSFTRTLWMVPLAAIIVGEKLGPLRIGAAVIGFLGVLLMVRPGAGGHFAIGAPALAALVASLLFAFTILGMKVMTRDHSPMVLLVWSATLGLLLAIPGAVIDWRWPRPLDLALLAAMGAIATVNQWCYIKGMQIGDAAAMSPIDYTRLVFAAAAGFLLFHEIPGLWTAIGAGIVVASTLFITWREHLAHKAAQTI; from the coding sequence ATGCTGGCCTCGGCGGTGACCTTCACCGCCATGACCACGCTCATCAAATACCTGGGCGCGGGCTATTCGGCGGCGCTGCAGACCTTCTATCGCCAGCTCGCCGGCTTCCTGATCCTGCTGCCGGTGATCTTCAAGCATCGCGGCGCGGCCTTCGCCACCACCCGCCCGGGCATCCTGATCTTCCGGTCCGCGGCGGGGACGGTGGCGATGATCCTGCAGTTCTACGCCTACCAGAAGATGCCGCTGGCCGACGCCAACGCCCTGTCGTTCACCCGGACGCTGTGGATGGTGCCGCTGGCGGCGATCATCGTCGGCGAGAAGCTCGGGCCCCTGCGGATCGGCGCGGCGGTCATCGGCTTCCTCGGCGTGCTCCTGATGGTGCGGCCGGGCGCCGGCGGACACTTCGCCATCGGCGCCCCGGCCCTGGCGGCCCTCGTGGCCTCCCTGCTCTTCGCCTTCACCATCCTCGGCATGAAGGTGATGACCCGGGACCATTCGCCGATGGTCCTGCTCGTCTGGTCGGCGACGCTCGGGCTGCTGCTGGCCATCCCGGGCGCGGTGATCGACTGGCGCTGGCCGCGCCCGCTCGACCTCGCCCTGCTCGCGGCCATGGGCGCGATCGCGACGGTCAACCAGTGGTGCTACATCAAGGGCATGCAGATCGGCGACGCGGCCGCCATGTCGCCGATCGACTACACCCGCCTGGTGTTCGCCGCCGCCGCCGGCTTCCTGCTGTTCCACGAGATTCCGGGCCTGTGGACCGCGATCGGCGCCGGCATCGTCGTCGCCTCGACCCTGTTCATCACCTGGCGCGAGCACCTCGCCCACAAGGCGGCCCAGACCATCTGA
- a CDS encoding YkvA family protein has translation MSRAEKVSPGVNPGFDPAGPLDPSRSLVPRTVRLNERIVARGFWPKLTKAAARVPFAAEALSVWYCVQDARTPAGAKGMMLAALAYFVLPTDAIPDFIAGLGYTDDAAVFAALLGLVGRHLRPEHKDAAREAIERLRRKS, from the coding sequence ATGAGCAGGGCCGAAAAAGTGTCACCCGGCGTCAACCCCGGGTTTGACCCGGCCGGGCCGCTCGACCCGAGCCGCTCGCTGGTCCCCCGCACGGTGCGCCTGAACGAGCGGATCGTCGCCCGCGGCTTCTGGCCGAAACTGACCAAGGCCGCCGCCCGCGTGCCCTTCGCGGCCGAGGCGCTGTCGGTCTGGTACTGCGTCCAGGACGCTCGCACCCCAGCGGGGGCCAAGGGAATGATGCTGGCGGCGCTTGCGTATTTCGTCCTGCCCACCGACGCCATCCCCGACTTCATCGCCGGCCTCGGCTACACCGACGACGCGGCGGTGTTCGCCGCCCTGCTGGGCCTGGTCGGCCGGCACCTGCGGCCCGAGCACAAGGACGCTGCGCGCGAGGCGATCGAGCGGCTGCGGCGCAAGAGCTAG
- a CDS encoding SDR family NAD(P)-dependent oxidoreductase — MKLNSNVAAIVTGGASGLGEATSRALAAQGVKVAIFDMNEAKGEAVAKEIGGVFCKVNVTSEEDVDAGFAKARAAHGQERILINCAGTGNAMKTASRDKQTGETKHFPLDAFNFIIQINLVGTFRCIAKSAKGMLDLEPLEDGERGVIINTASVAAVDGQMGQAAYSASKGGVVGMTLPIARDLMGDGIRVNTILPGIFNTPLMQGAPEPVKAALAASVPFPKRLGNAEEYASLALEMVTNGYFNGEHVRLDGAIRMAPR, encoded by the coding sequence ATGAAACTGAATTCAAATGTCGCGGCGATCGTCACGGGCGGCGCCTCGGGCCTCGGTGAGGCCACCTCGCGGGCCCTGGCCGCCCAGGGCGTCAAGGTCGCCATCTTCGACATGAACGAAGCCAAGGGCGAAGCGGTCGCCAAGGAAATCGGCGGCGTCTTCTGCAAGGTGAACGTGACCTCGGAAGAGGACGTGGACGCCGGCTTCGCCAAGGCCCGCGCGGCCCACGGCCAGGAGCGGATCCTCATCAACTGCGCCGGCACCGGCAACGCGATGAAGACCGCCAGCCGCGACAAGCAGACGGGCGAGACCAAGCACTTCCCGCTCGACGCCTTCAACTTCATCATCCAGATCAACCTCGTGGGCACCTTCCGCTGCATCGCCAAGTCGGCGAAGGGCATGCTGGACCTCGAGCCGCTGGAAGACGGCGAGCGCGGCGTGATCATCAACACCGCCTCGGTGGCGGCGGTCGACGGCCAGATGGGCCAGGCGGCCTATTCGGCCTCCAAGGGCGGCGTGGTCGGCATGACGCTGCCGATCGCCCGCGACCTGATGGGCGACGGCATCCGCGTCAACACCATCCTGCCGGGCATCTTCAACACCCCGCTGATGCAGGGCGCCCCGGAGCCTGTGAAGGCCGCCCTGGCCGCCTCGGTGCCGTTCCCCAAGCGCCTCGGCAATGCCGAAGAGTACGCCTCCCTGGCCCTCGAGATGGTCACCAACGGCTACTTCAACGGCGAGCACGTCCGTTTGGACGGCGCGATCCGGATGGCGCCGCGCTAA